The genomic stretch cgccccctcccgcgcATTGGCCCCGCCCCAAGGCCGGGCCCGCTTGGCTGAGCGCTGATTGGCCAGTGCCTGGCGTAGCCTGTCTCAGCAGCTCCGGCTCTCTCCTGCTCTCTCCAGACTCCACGGCCAGTAGTTTGCGGCAtcggcaggagcagcagcagcagtagcggCGGCAGCGGCAGGCTCAGAGGGGAGACTGACAAGCGGGCACAGACGGCAGCACGGCTCCCACGCACCATCCCTTGCTTGCCTGGGGGTCACTGGCACCTGCGTCCCTAGCCCGGCGCGGGCCCTTGGAGCGTTGCGCTCCGTGGCATTCAGGCTGAGCGGATTCATCGGAGATCCGAAACCTCCCATCCCTGCTCTCTCACACTCCCCACTCACACTCCTCGCACCATACActcactcttcctttctctcaCACATTCACCCACAgccaaagacagaaagagaaagcgTGATAGACCTCCCATGTCCGCGAGCGCCGGGGAAGGTGTGAGCCCAACGCAGCGCGGCCAGCGCCTCTCAGGGAGGATGGAATCAAGAAGCTCCCGCAAGTAAACTTTGGCGGCGACATAACCGTCGACCGTGGCAGCTGCTGAGGCGGACCCCAGCGACATGCGATTGAGCTAGGAGGGCTTCCTCCCCTGGCAGCGGCGGCACTCGGAGCGACACCCCAGTCCAGAccgagggaggaggagaagcccCTGGTACCAGCGGCGGCGGCCCCGCCTCTCCTGGCCGGTACTGTTGTTGCTTTCCctaccctcctccccactcccccaccccgcccccccggcCATTGGAAAGACcggacttttattttcttggacaaaTTTCCATCGGCCCGTTTTCACAAACTTGACGTGGAGCCTCGGGCTGCATTGGTAACTTTAATTTCCGAGACGCAGAAGTCCGCAGTCCAGCTGCTCAGTGGGGGTGACTCCGCGTCCACCTCCGATCCTGGACTCACGCTCCCCTCAAGCCTTCTGAAGCCAACCACAGTGCACGGGAGCAAGCTCTCGTCTTGGCAGCCTCTATCCCCTCCCCCGTCTTCTGCGGGCTGGAGGACTGCCATCCCGCTCAGCCGGATACTCTGACGGCTGCGGCGCTTGACAGCAACTCAAACTCCCTCCTGCAACCCCCCCTCTTTCTCCCCAACAGGCCTCGAAAAGGCCAGCGTGGCCCCCCAGGATCCCAGAGGGCGCGTTCCAGGAGGATCCTGTCTCTGCAGTGAGCCGGGATCACTGGGGGTAGATCCTTGCGCATGCCAGGTGCACAGACAGCGTGCTCACCAGCCCCAGTGCCGGTGCGCCGCGGCGGGTCGGGCACTGCCTGAGAGGCTGTACCCGCACTGCACTCCCCGCCTTCGCCTCCAGTGCGGTCCGGACTCAGCAGCGCGTCGATCCGGCTTCTCAGACGCGGTTCCACCCGCAACCCTGCGCCGCTTCGGCCAGTCGCGCCGGGCTAACTTTGAAGGGGGAAAACTGAATAGccgggctggagggagggggctcGGGGCCGCACGGCTCTCCCTCGGCCCCTCGGAGCCCCCGGGCCCCGCGAGAGCCCCCGCCGGGTCCGCCGCAACTTCAGCATTGGAGCCGGCGCGGGTTTCCCCCGCGCGCCGCCGAGCCGCCCTGGGCGGGACTCCTCCCGCGGCCACTGGGGCCCCGGGGTGCGCGCAACAGGCGGCCCGAGTCGGCGGGAAGCTGGAGCGCCGGCGGCGTCGGTCTCGGAGGGGTGTGGAGAGGCGAGGCCAGGCAGAGCCCCGCGCAGCCATGGAGTCACTCCTGCTGCCGGTGCTACTGCTGTTGGCTGTGTTATGGACACAGGCGGCCGCCCTCATTAACCTTAAGTACTCGGTAGAAGAGGAGCAGCGCGCCGGGACGGTGATCGCCAACGTGGCCAAGGACGCGCGCGAGGCGGGCTTCGCCCTGGACCCACGGCAGGCCTCTGCCTTCCGTGTGGTGTCCAACTCGGCTCCACACCTGGTGGACATCAACCCCAGCTCGGGCTTGTTGGTCACCAAGCAGAAGATCGACCGTGACCTGCTGTGCCGCCAGAGCCCCAAGTGCATCATCTCACTCGAGGTCATGTCCAGCTCAATGGAGATTTGCGTGATTAAGGTGGAGATCAAGGACCTTAATGACAACGCTCCCAGCTTCCCGGCGGCACAGATTGAGTTGGAGATCTCGGAGGCGGCCAGCCCTGGCACGCGCATCCCGCTGGACAGCGCTTATGATCCGGACTCGGGCAGTTTCGGCGTGCAGACCTATGAGCTGACTCCGAATGAGCTATTTGGCCTGGAGATCAAGACTCGCGGTGACGGCTCACGCTTCGCCGAACTCGTGGTGGAGAAGAGTCTGGATCGCGAGACGCAGTCGCACTACAGCTTTCGCATCACTGCGCTCGACGGCGGCGACCCGCCGCACCTGGGCACTGTTGGCCTCAGCATCAAAGTGACCGACTCCAATGACAACAACCCGGTGTTTGGCGAGTCCACCTATTCAGTGAGCGTGCCAGAGAACTCACCTCCCAACACTCCCGTCATCCGTCTCAACGCTACCGACCCAGACGAAGGCACCAATGGCCAGGTGGTCTACTCATTTTACGGCTACGTCAATGACCGCACTAGAGAGCTCTTCCAGATCGACCCGCACAGCGGCCTGGTCACCGTCACCGGTGCCCTAGACTATGAAGAAGGCCACGTTTATGAACTGGACGTGCAGGCCAAGGACCTGGGGCCCAACTCCATCCCGGCACACTGCAAGGTCACCGTCAGCGTTCTGGACACCAACGACAACCCGCCGGTCATCAACCTGCTGTCGGTTAACAGCGAGTTGGTGGAGGTGAGCGAGAGCGCCCCCCCGGGCTACGTGATTGCACTAGTGCGGGTGTCTGATCGAGACTCTGGCCTCAATGGGCGCGTGCAGTGCCGTTTGCTGGGCAACGTGCCTTTTCGGCTGCAGGAGTACGAGAGCTTCTCCACTATCCTGGTGGACGGACGCCTGGACCGCGAGCAGCATGACCAGTACAACCTTACCATCCAGGCGCGCGACGGCGGCGTGCCCATGCTGCAGAGTGCCAAGTCCTTTACCGTGCGCATCACGGACGAGAACGACAACCACCCGCATTTCTCCAAGCCCTACTACCAGGTCATTGTGCAGGAAAACAACACACCCGGTGCCTATCTGCTTTCGGTGTCGGCCCGAGACCCCGACCTGGGTCTCAATGGCAGCGTTTCCTATCAGATCGTGCCGTCACAGGTGCGAGACATGCCTGTCTTCACCTATGTCTCCATCAACCCCAACTCGGGTGATATCTATGCGCTGCGATCCTTCAACCATGAGCAGACCAAGGCATTTGAATTCAAGGTGCTGGCCAAGGACGGCGGCCTGCCCTCGCTGCAGAGCAATGCCACTGTTCGGGTTATCATCCTCGACGTCAATGACAATACCCCAGTCATCACCGCCCCACCGCTGATCAACGGCACTGCGGAAGTCTACATCCCCCGCAACTCGGGCATAGGCTACCTGGTGACAGTTGTCAAAGCAGATGACTACGACGAGGGCGAGAACGGCCGGGTCACCTATGACATGACAGAGGGCGACCGCGGTTTCTTTGAAATAGACCAGATCAATGGTGAGGTCAGAACCACTCGCACCTTCAGCGAGAGCTCCAAGGCTTCCTACGAGCTTATTGTGGTGGCCCACGACCACGGCAAGACGTCTCTTTCCGCCTCTGCGCTCGTCCTAATCTACTTGTCCCCTGCTCTCGACGCCCAAGAGTCGATGGGCTCGGTGAACTTGTCCCTGATTTTCATTATCGCCCTGGGCTCCATTGCTGGCATCCTCTTTGTCACTATGATCTTCGTGGCGATCAAGTGCAAGAGAGACAACAAAGAGATCCGGACCTACAACTGCAGGTAGagccaactttttcttttccctctttgtctTGGGTGAATAAGGtgtatctgtgtctctgtgcGAAAATCCCAATGCTTTTGTTTCCTATTTAAATGCATGCATCCTACTTACAGCAGCTTCTTTTGGGAGGTAGGGGGAGTTTGTGTTAGCCGGAGATGATCAATTCTTTTGATCTGACAATTTGCTGGAAGACAACCATTTACTGTTTGAATGGATTCTGTCACATAATGATGATGAGCAGAAAAgcaattatcattttaaaatttgcacaGCTGTCTCCATGAAGTTatggcaggaaaaaaattaatgagaaagagagattttgagagagagagacttgaGAGAAAGAGCGGTTGATTTTTGGCAAAACCTTGAAGTACCACAACTTGATTTGGGGGCTGTAGAGTTTTGGAGACCAGTACTGAAAGGAAAGGGAGTGCTGGCAGCTGCCCTGTCCTGTGTAGAGAGAAACTCTGAAGAGAGCCTGTGAGTGGTTTCTTAGAAAGCCTTAGAGTGGGGGGGAGAGAGAACAGGAGTATGTGGGGAAGCAGGtgattagagtttttttttttttttttttagtgtgttcTTGGCTTGTTTTGTATCCAGTCCTCAAACATCTTGCTATGTGAAGTGAAATTCTACCAGTCATCTATATGTTTTCAAATATCTGGTTGTTGGGTAGACACCAAACATCCCATTGAGGGACAGGACTTTTGCATCCAGATGTTTCACTAAAAATAGCAATCTTCTGGAGTTGATGGTTCTTTCCTCTAATATGGAACTCTGTTGTGGTACTAAGAGCTGGTCCCTACCAGTGGATGTCACTATGGGCTATTTTGTTAGTTTCCCTTGCAATGTGTGCAGGGTATGTGTGTGGtatgagtgagagagagagtggtgggggaaggaggatgaggggaggggaaggtggagagagagagggagaagaaattTGGAAACCGGAATAACacatagtaattaaaaaaaaaaaaaagatttcctgatCAACACTTTGGAGGGTCTTGCTGACCCTCCTTATAATATCCAATTTAGGGTAGTACATGGACTTTTTTTCCAGCAGTGTCTCATCGAAACAGTtgaaaaaaaagttgtttctttAGTTTGctgataatgaatgatgctgCTATTTCCaatgaaggtgtgtgtgtgtgtgtgtgctttcaaCACACCTACACATCCAGTGTGTCTTTTGTGCCATCTGTGCTTGCATGTTAATCAGTCAAAATATGTTCCTGTGGGTCTGATTTGTATTTGACACCAACTGAAATTCACACTTCTGTGAATCAGAGCTCCCTGAATATGTAACAGTCATGCAATTATTGTTTCCCTTTTACTATTCTCTGCGTTACACAAGTTAGTAGACAAATGCTAACCACACATGAATATCAATCAGGTACCATAAAAGAGCAGCTGCAATGCCTCATAAATGCTTTAATCCTGTTACTAGTGAAATAGCCatgacttttctttccttcagctCCGAGTCATTTCAgatgagagaaatggaaattaatatTGCTCTTACCTTTGCAACCTGTGACTGCCAGTGGCAATTTTTATAGGAGAAAAATGTGGGGgtctataaaattttatttatatggaGATAATGATAGAGGGGACTCTTTTAAAGCCATTTCCTCAGCATAAAGTAAACGCATAAGACCCTTACTTGATGAAAAAGAAATcagcttgaaataaagatattgaAGGCTATGCCACCTCTTGGTGATGTATGACTTGAAGTGAGAGCTCTTTCTGAGAGCTTGCCAGGGAGATCATTAAACAGGGAGGAGAGCGTTTGaattggtggggggggggcaagCAAATCTCAGTGCTCTCCAACTTCACtcatatgtgtattttataaagAGCTCTGTTTCCTGCACTGGTTTGGGATTAATGAAGTAGTTTAATTAAATAATTGATCAATACAGAAAGGGGTCGCA from Cervus elaphus chromosome X, mCerEla1.1, whole genome shotgun sequence encodes the following:
- the PCDH19 gene encoding protocadherin-19 isoform X3 codes for the protein MESLLLPVLLLLAVLWTQAAALINLKYSVEEEQRAGTVIANVAKDAREAGFALDPRQASAFRVVSNSAPHLVDINPSSGLLVTKQKIDRDLLCRQSPKCIISLEVMSSSMEICVIKVEIKDLNDNAPSFPAAQIELEISEAASPGTRIPLDSAYDPDSGSFGVQTYELTPNELFGLEIKTRGDGSRFAELVVEKSLDRETQSHYSFRITALDGGDPPHLGTVGLSIKVTDSNDNNPVFGESTYSVSVPENSPPNTPVIRLNATDPDEGTNGQVVYSFYGYVNDRTRELFQIDPHSGLVTVTGALDYEEGHVYELDVQAKDLGPNSIPAHCKVTVSVLDTNDNPPVINLLSVNSELVEVSESAPPGYVIALVRVSDRDSGLNGRVQCRLLGNVPFRLQEYESFSTILVDGRLDREQHDQYNLTIQARDGGVPMLQSAKSFTVRITDENDNHPHFSKPYYQVIVQENNTPGAYLLSVSARDPDLGLNGSVSYQIVPSQVRDMPVFTYVSINPNSGDIYALRSFNHEQTKAFEFKVLAKDGGLPSLQSNATVRVIILDVNDNTPVITAPPLINGTAEVYIPRNSGIGYLVTVVKADDYDEGENGRVTYDMTEGDRGFFEIDQINGEVRTTRTFSESSKASYELIVVAHDHGKTSLSASALVLIYLSPALDAQESMGSVNLSLIFIIALGSIAGILFVTMIFVAIKCKRDNKEIRTYNCRIAEYSYGHQKKSSKKKKISKNDIRLVPRDVEETDKMNVVSCSSLTSSLNYFDYHQQTLPLGCRRSESTFLNVENQNTRNTSANHIYHHSFNSQGPQQPDLIINGMPLPETENYSFDSNYVNSRAHLIKSSSTFKDLEGNSLKDSGHEESDQTDSEHDVQRSLYCDTAVNDVLNTSVTSMGSQMPDHDQNEGFHCREECRILGHSDRCWMPRNPMPTCSKSPEHVRNIITLSIEATAADVEAYDDCGPTKRTFATFGKDVSDHPAEERPTLKGRRTVDVTICSPKVNSAIREAGNGCEAISPVTSPLHLKSPLPTKPSVSYTVALAPPARDLEQYVNNGPSRPSEAEPHGADGEKVVHEVNPILKEGRDKESPGVKRLKDIIL
- the PCDH19 gene encoding protocadherin-19 isoform X1, with the translated sequence MESLLLPVLLLLAVLWTQAAALINLKYSVEEEQRAGTVIANVAKDAREAGFALDPRQASAFRVVSNSAPHLVDINPSSGLLVTKQKIDRDLLCRQSPKCIISLEVMSSSMEICVIKVEIKDLNDNAPSFPAAQIELEISEAASPGTRIPLDSAYDPDSGSFGVQTYELTPNELFGLEIKTRGDGSRFAELVVEKSLDRETQSHYSFRITALDGGDPPHLGTVGLSIKVTDSNDNNPVFGESTYSVSVPENSPPNTPVIRLNATDPDEGTNGQVVYSFYGYVNDRTRELFQIDPHSGLVTVTGALDYEEGHVYELDVQAKDLGPNSIPAHCKVTVSVLDTNDNPPVINLLSVNSELVEVSESAPPGYVIALVRVSDRDSGLNGRVQCRLLGNVPFRLQEYESFSTILVDGRLDREQHDQYNLTIQARDGGVPMLQSAKSFTVRITDENDNHPHFSKPYYQVIVQENNTPGAYLLSVSARDPDLGLNGSVSYQIVPSQVRDMPVFTYVSINPNSGDIYALRSFNHEQTKAFEFKVLAKDGGLPSLQSNATVRVIILDVNDNTPVITAPPLINGTAEVYIPRNSGIGYLVTVVKADDYDEGENGRVTYDMTEGDRGFFEIDQINGEVRTTRTFSESSKASYELIVVAHDHGKTSLSASALVLIYLSPALDAQESMGSVNLSLIFIIALGSIAGILFVTMIFVAIKCKRDNKEIRTYNCSNCLTITCLLGCFIKGQNSKCLHCISVSPISEEQDKKAEEKVSLRGKRIAEYSYGHQKKSSKKKKISKNDIRLVPRDVEETDKMNVVSCSSLTSSLNYFDYHQQTLPLGCRRSESTFLNVENQNTRNTSANHIYHHSFNSQGPQQPDLIINGMPLPETENYSFDSNYVNSRAHLIKSSTFKDLEGNSLKDSGHEESDQTDSEHDVQRSLYCDTAVNDVLNTSVTSMGSQMPDHDQNEGFHCREECRILGHSDRCWMPRNPMPTCSKSPEHVRNIITLSIEATAADVEAYDDCGPTKRTFATFGKDVSDHPAEERPTLKGRRTVDVTICSPKVNSAIREAGNGCEAISPVTSPLHLKSPLPTKPSVSYTVALAPPARDLEQYVNNGPSRPSEAEPHGADGEKVVHEVNPILKEGRDKESPGVKRLKDIIL
- the PCDH19 gene encoding protocadherin-19 isoform X4, translated to MESLLLPVLLLLAVLWTQAAALINLKYSVEEEQRAGTVIANVAKDAREAGFALDPRQASAFRVVSNSAPHLVDINPSSGLLVTKQKIDRDLLCRQSPKCIISLEVMSSSMEICVIKVEIKDLNDNAPSFPAAQIELEISEAASPGTRIPLDSAYDPDSGSFGVQTYELTPNELFGLEIKTRGDGSRFAELVVEKSLDRETQSHYSFRITALDGGDPPHLGTVGLSIKVTDSNDNNPVFGESTYSVSVPENSPPNTPVIRLNATDPDEGTNGQVVYSFYGYVNDRTRELFQIDPHSGLVTVTGALDYEEGHVYELDVQAKDLGPNSIPAHCKVTVSVLDTNDNPPVINLLSVNSELVEVSESAPPGYVIALVRVSDRDSGLNGRVQCRLLGNVPFRLQEYESFSTILVDGRLDREQHDQYNLTIQARDGGVPMLQSAKSFTVRITDENDNHPHFSKPYYQVIVQENNTPGAYLLSVSARDPDLGLNGSVSYQIVPSQVRDMPVFTYVSINPNSGDIYALRSFNHEQTKAFEFKVLAKDGGLPSLQSNATVRVIILDVNDNTPVITAPPLINGTAEVYIPRNSGIGYLVTVVKADDYDEGENGRVTYDMTEGDRGFFEIDQINGEVRTTRTFSESSKASYELIVVAHDHGKTSLSASALVLIYLSPALDAQESMGSVNLSLIFIIALGSIAGILFVTMIFVAIKCKRDNKEIRTYNCRIAEYSYGHQKKSSKKKKISKNDIRLVPRDVEETDKMNVVSCSSLTSSLNYFDYHQQTLPLGCRRSESTFLNVENQNTRNTSANHIYHHSFNSQGPQQPDLIINGMPLPETENYSFDSNYVNSRAHLIKSSTFKDLEGNSLKDSGHEESDQTDSEHDVQRSLYCDTAVNDVLNTSVTSMGSQMPDHDQNEGFHCREECRILGHSDRCWMPRNPMPTCSKSPEHVRNIITLSIEATAADVEAYDDCGPTKRTFATFGKDVSDHPAEERPTLKGRRTVDVTICSPKVNSAIREAGNGCEAISPVTSPLHLKSPLPTKPSVSYTVALAPPARDLEQYVNNGPSRPSEAEPHGADGEKVVHEVNPILKEGRDKESPGVKRLKDIIL
- the PCDH19 gene encoding protocadherin-19 isoform X2; this translates as MESLLLPVLLLLAVLWTQAAALINLKYSVEEEQRAGTVIANVAKDAREAGFALDPRQASAFRVVSNSAPHLVDINPSSGLLVTKQKIDRDLLCRQSPKCIISLEVMSSSMEICVIKVEIKDLNDNAPSFPAAQIELEISEAASPGTRIPLDSAYDPDSGSFGVQTYELTPNELFGLEIKTRGDGSRFAELVVEKSLDRETQSHYSFRITALDGGDPPHLGTVGLSIKVTDSNDNNPVFGESTYSVSVPENSPPNTPVIRLNATDPDEGTNGQVVYSFYGYVNDRTRELFQIDPHSGLVTVTGALDYEEGHVYELDVQAKDLGPNSIPAHCKVTVSVLDTNDNPPVINLLSVNSELVEVSESAPPGYVIALVRVSDRDSGLNGRVQCRLLGNVPFRLQEYESFSTILVDGRLDREQHDQYNLTIQARDGGVPMLQSAKSFTVRITDENDNHPHFSKPYYQVIVQENNTPGAYLLSVSARDPDLGLNGSVSYQIVPSQVRDMPVFTYVSINPNSGDIYALRSFNHEQTKAFEFKVLAKDGGLPSLQSNATVRVIILDVNDNTPVITAPPLINGTAEVYIPRNSGIGYLVTVVKADDYDEGENGRVTYDMTEGDRGFFEIDQINGEVRTTRTFSESSKASYELIVVAHDHGKTSLSASALVLIYLSPALDAQESMGSVNLSLIFIIALGSIAGILFVTMIFVAIKCKRDNKEIRTYNCSNCLTITCLLGCFIKGQNSKCLHCISVSPISEEQDKKAEEKVSLRGKRIAEYSYGHQKKSSKKKKISKNDIRLVPRDVEETDKMNVVSCSSLTSSLNYFDYHQQTLPLGCRRSESTFLNVENQNTRNTSANHIYHHSFNSQGPQQPDLIINGMPLPETENYSFDSNYVNSRAHLIKSSSTFKDLEGNSLKDSGHEESDQTDSEHDVQRSLYCDTAVNDVLNTSVTSMGSQMPDHDQNEGFHCREECRILGHSDRCWMPRNPMPTCSKSPEHVRNIITLSIEATAADVEAYDDCGPTKRTFATFGKDVSDHPAEERPTLKGRRTVDVTICSPKVNSAIREAGNGCEAISPVTSPLHLKSPLPTKPSVSYTVALAPPARDLEQYVNNGPSRPSEAEPHGADGEKVVHEVNPILKEGRDKESPGVKRLKDIIL